The DNA sequence atcaatgcacaaaaatcagtagcatttctatatgcaaataacaaagatacagagaataattaagggacatagtcccattttcaatagcaacaacaaaaaaataaaataccttggaataacattaaccaaggaagtgaaagatctatacaatgaaaacataaaaacacttaaaaaagaaattgaggagcacttgagaaaatagaaagacctcccgtgctcctggataggcagaattaacattgtgaagatgacaatcctaccaaaggcaatatatagatttaatgcaattccaattaatatcccttcagtgttcttcacagagatagaaaaaatgatctcaaatttcatttggaaaggcataaggcctcacatatccaaacatatcctgaggaaaagaaatacctctggtggcatcaccatacctgatctaaagctatattacaaagccatagtaataaaaacagcatggtactggcataaaaacaggagtatagaactatgtttgttttgttgattttttgaggtagggtctcactctaacccaggctgacatggaattcactatgtaatttcagggtggcatcaaactcacagcaatccttctatctctgcctccaaagtgctaggattaaagcaggtaccaccatacccagctgatctATGATCCTGCTGACACACAGAGAAGGTAGAGGCCAGGGTCTCTGCCTCCGCTTTGTTGCTGTGGTCACTGCTGTGACTTCCTCTTCATCTTCAGAGGTGGTCACTCTACTTCAGAAATGACCAGTTCAAGAACATAGGAAGGATCAGGAGCCTGGGGAATGTTTCCTAAGAAAAGGTTTTCTTTCTGAATTTTCTCCTGAATTTATAGGACTTTAGAGATTGGGTCTGCAAGTAGGAATTGGGACACATGTTTTCATAGTGATGTGCTTTGGAGATTCCCACCAACTACTTCATTTTTCATAAGTCAGCTGCTTTGATGAGGGAATGTCCTTGAATTTACTGTGCAGATCCTGACATTTCCTGGGGGACGGCAGCAGATAGAGGCATCTGTGTGGAAGGCTTTGTTCTAGAAGCTGGTGTGTAGGTTAGGTAACATTACCTCTAAAGGAGACTAATCATAGGTTGCCAGCTATAGAAGACAAAAGAGAAGCTAAGTTATCTGACAGCTGTTACCTGAGGACATTTCTCATTTCTGGTAAAAGAAGTTACACACATTAAatgtttcacatttttttctgctcTTTTGATGTTTTTGTAAATTACTCTGCTTATTTCCTAGTATACTACACTATCTAACCCAAAAGGTAAGATGTATATTAGGAATATATCCTTTAAAATGGTACATTTTCTTTCGAATTTAGTTAATATTTGAGGGTTGGTATtcatatattgtttaaaattttttgtttatttttatttatttgagtgtgacagagagagaatgagaaatagagagagagagagagagagagagtatgccagggcctccagctactgcaaatgaactccagatgcgtgcacccttttgtgcatctggctaatgtgggtcctggggaatcaagcctcgaaccggggtccttaagcttcataggcaagcgcttaaccactaagccatctctccagcccggcattcatattttattgttatattaGTGGTTTATTCTCATTTAACTTTCTTTAGGTCAAAAATGGTtttaaacaagccaggcatgttagcacttaggaggctgagaaaggaggatagCAGGTTCCAGGCCAGTCCGGGAtgcataacaagaccctgtctcacaaaacaaaatcaaaatgcaaGCTGATTTTAAACATGGATGACTTATCATCCTCACAGGGAATGTCAAAATTGTGTTTCTGTTTGATAGTTCCATGTGAATACATGAGCACCTAAGTGGGCATCATTTCTTTACTGGTTTAAGTGGGATGGCAGGTTTTTATGTCTTTACAGTATTATCATTACAGGAATAACTGGATATTGTGTCAGTATTATAAGTTTATTTATAAGAATAAGGTAAAAATCTCCTTCTAGTTTGAAAGCCATTCATTCATTGACATTTGTTATCTATTTTTCAGCTACAGAGTGATccagaaatcaaaaataaacttAAGGCTCAAGCCTTAATATCTCCTGGCTTACAGTTGATTGATAGCTTCATGCCATCCCATCAATTATATCAACATGGTCCTCTTCTGACACGGGCGGTAGCAGCTAAATTAATCAGCCGTTTTGTTAGTGAAGGCAAAATGCTGTACCAGGCAATAATGAAAAACCAACACATGCCTGAAGAATCGAGACCTTTGTTCAAGTTTGTCAACTGGAGTACCTTTCTTCCTGAAAAGTATAAAAAGAATCATATTTATACTGAACCAATTCTGGGGAAACTAAATGTTTCAAATCCAAACTTTATGGATAGCAGGGTGTCCCCTTTGCTGGCTACTGATGCCCAGTTACAGAAGTTGCAGTTAACTTATTTGCTCACTTGTGAGCATGATATTCTCAGAGATGATGGGCTTATTTATGTTGCACGACTTAGAAAAGTTGGGGTTCAGGTTACTCATGACCATCTAGAGAATGGGTACCATGGAGCTCTGTCTTTTGCAACTGCACCATTTAATTTGAATCTAGCCTTGAAAATCAGAGATAAGTACACTAGCTGGTTAAAAAATAATCTATAGTATAAACCTATAATATAaatctataatataatataaatataatctaTAATATAAAccctataatataatataaatataaatatatggtcATATAGCTAGGTAACTGTTTCATTAGTAAGGTAATCTGATGATTCATTCTGATGTATTGTGAATTTAATGGAGAGATAATGATTAAAGTTTTGGACGAATCCAATATTAAAGTAGAATAATGATTATTATATGTTTTTGAGGAAGTTAGTTAATTTTCCTAACATTAAGCAGTTATAAAATGAAGGTATTCTCTTGGTTATTTCCTTTAAATGACACTTATTTTAGTTGATGAGCTCTACATATTCAGGTGTAGTAGTGCATTGTTAAGATGGGGGAAGGATCTGTGTAGGTGATTTAGTTGCTGGCCTACAGTGCCTGTGacttgggttcaagtccccaccacccatgtaaaattAGATGTTCACTCATTGGCAATAACAAGATActcttgtgtgcgtgtgcacaataCACCCCCCACatggtaaataaaattaaaaaccattAATAATGTGTGCATAATTGTAGGCAAGAAAGGATATTTTCAGAGGGTGAGTGGGTAGTAATGCTCAGTGAAGAGAAAGTAATACTGTGCACTGGTAGACAGTATCTTATGCTAGAACAATATTGTTCAATTATATTCTGTCCATATGTTATTTGGACCTGCTCAATGTACATTAGACTTTTAAGCTTCATACAAAATCTACATATTACAAGGCTTCCTCACTCATGGAAGAAAGAGAGTCACACATGCACTGCAAATCATTCATAGAGCTGAGATACTTAACCCTTACTTAACCTTTTGGTAATATCCACCTTGAAGGTCTATGTGAACTGCATTCCTTGCTATTCAATGAGAAGATCCTGATCAAACTATCTGTGACAATCAGAATTGTTTGACTTTGTAGAGTCAATGTTTTGCTAGGAAGTACACAACCAGTGAGATCTCGAAGCTAATGATCACCAGACACATTATATATGTGATGGGACTCACTCTCCGTTTCACCCACATGAACCTCACCACTAAGATGATTTCCACTGGGATGCATTGAGAACAATGTTTCATTTTCTGAGTGAACTGTGATGCTGATATTTGTGTAGTATTTCTCTGTTTTGTAGTTTTCCTAAAGTTGAATAAATTTGGGGAAAACATAAGCTCAATTGTGCCTGGTGAGTTTGATTGATAATCTAGTTCCCAGTAtcaaacacatttttaatttatttagttagtttatttaattttatttttttggttttccaaggtaggatttcactgtagcccgggctgacctggaattcactatggagtctcagggtggcctcgaactcatggcgatcctcctacctctacttcctgagtgctgggattaaaggcgtgcaccaccatacctgacttttatttttttttcagcaactTCATTCTTTTGCTTCTTGGCCATCTTATCAATAATCTACTCAATTATCTTTCCATTTCATTTCATGGCTTTTCCCTGAATTCCCAACATTCAATTAACCAAAGCAAATTCAGAAGAGATGAAGAATAAGTTTTCATTAATATTTCTTATCTCATGATGTGTGAATCATTTACATTCTGTGCAtcgtatttatgaaagagaagtaATATTGATCCAATACCTTAATCCAGAACTGatgctttttttcttcctgaattaACTATTCATCATTTAAAACATATGAGGAGGTAGTCAATGCCAGAATAAACATATTCacagtatattaaaaataaaaatatgtcacaTCAGAATTAAGCATGAATTATGTAATCACTCAACATTCAAATGGTCaatctttatgtttttatatatgataaaacataaatattattaCATTTCTGTAGTGacatcaaataatttaaaaatgctagTTTCATAggaattttgtgtatatataatgtTATTTGGATAAAATGGGATGGCtacttttatttagttaagaaGTATATTTATTGatgcatttgcaagcagaagagagagagagaagagaaacagttaAGAAGTATATTTATtgatgtatttgcaagcagaaaagagacagagagcgagagcgagagagagagagaagagaaacagagaggatggACATACGAGGGCTGCTGGTAGGTGCAAACacttcaggtgcatgcgccccttgtgcatttagcttcgCATGAGtaccgaggaattgaacccaggttgtctagctttgcagcaagtgtcttaacatcTGATCCATTCTCCTGCTCCAAGATGACTCTTTTTATATGTGGAAAAAGTAGTTAATCATCTCAAAAGTTTGAAAGTTGTCATAAAATAGTGTTAATAATTTATTTCTCATTGAAATGATTGAGAGCTTGCTTAATAGTCTCCTTAATAGGTGTCAAAGACAGTTAAGCCAATCTTATACCATTTAAAAATAGTGCAAATGTACTTGAAAGTACTTTAAGTAGAACAGCAAGTTAATAAgggataaaatttattttctgaagCCAACAAAAATTCTAGAGCAAGCTGTAATTATAATAACAATGAGATCTTGCTATAAATACAGGTAAAAAATTTTGCTACATAGATATCAGAAACAAGCTAGTATAATAACACAGTGTGGATAAGAGGGCTTATTCCAGACAAGCTGGAGTGTCCCCGTTAAAAAATGTatcttgcaggctggagagatggcttagcagttaagcgcttgcctgtgaagcctaaggaccctggttcgaggctcggttccccaggtcccacgttagtcagatgcacaagggggcgcatgcgtctggagttcgtttgcagaggctggaagccctggcgtgcccattctctctctctccttctatctgtctttctctctgtgtctgttgctctcaaataaataaataaataatttttaaaaatgtatcttgcCAGATGTGggggcacacgcttttaatcccagcactcgggaggcagaggtaggaggatcactgtgagtttgaggccatcctgagactacatagttccaggtcagcctgggctagagggagaccttacctcaaaaaactaaaaaaaaagttgtatctGTAATTTCAAAAGTTACCCCTGTTTGATAAATTTTGTACTattcataatttaaataaaactaaGCAATATATATGGAAACAGACAAGTATAAAATAGCTTCATTCTAAATATCTAACAGATTTTCAAAAATACTGGTTTTGAAACACTGAAAGTTTCAACAGATAGAGGACAGAAACCTAGTACTGTTACTATTTAAATAGATGTACAAATtgttataaaattttaatgaaagtaTTATAAGGAGAACAAATATTTAACTTGAACATTTTGGACATAATGAAAAGAATGATAAAATATTCCTATTCATTAGGTTTTACTGTTTATGGgctttagaacttggaatatataggaggtaaagagagactaatggggcAAGACAGCTTATTATAAGCTAAATATTAACAATATTTCTCTGCCTAATCAGTAGATGCATAAGAgtgaaatgataaaatatttaccACAGGCAAAAGTCTCCAGCAACACCTCAGGAAGCTTCATTATTAGTGCCCTTTGCTTTGAGGTgtccagcttttaaaatttttcttttttatttttagagagagagagagagagagagagagacagacagagggacagagagagagaggagagagggagagagagagaattggggcaccaggacctcagccactgcgatctaactccagacacttgtgctgctTTGTGGAAAAGTGTAACCtggagcttgcctcacctttgtgtctgacttatgtggcatTTGGAGAGTTGAGCAAAGAGGTGTCCAGCTTTTTGGAGTACAAAACtgatttctttgtctctctggtaTAAATATGTCCATTTTACAAGTAGTGCAAACTTTCCATAAACCAACCCAAATTCCTTTTTTACAGaagaatatgtttttattttttcactagaAAATCCTGATTGAAATACACTGTGGGTATTTAAATGTGTAAATGGGAGAATTTACTCGTTTTTGACTACGTATATTAGTTGCTTCTTTCAGTGCTGCAATactgtggctcacagtttgaaagGATgcaggatacagtccatcatggcagggaaggaatgGTAGAGGGAGCCTGGGCTGGCttgttgcatttcttttttttttttttttgcaggttcATGGTTGGTTTTGGTCAAACTTTTTATTTAGTATTCTGTAGTTGTTTACCACACACTTaacaggaggagggggaaggggaggctcTTGCAGATTCCCAATGAAATGTCAGGAAAGCAAAGTATGGCCAGCATTTTCCATTTGCTTTTTTGGGTTTCTGGGTGAATAGCACTTTCCTATGAATCTCATCTTAGGTTCATACTGAGAATACTGAGATTTCTGTTGGAAGACACCCTGGAATCTTAAGGGTAGCAAATCCCAGCCACCCTCTAAAACTTGTTTTTCTGTATAGTTAGGATCGTTCATTCTCTCAAAGGAGACCAAAGGACATCTAGATGACTAGATGTTTGTGGAAGATCTTAAAAGTGTTTGTCTCATTTAATGGGGAAAATGAGATAGGAAATGGCCTTTAAAGACACCTTTATTTAGAAAATTACAACACTAGTAGTGTACAATTCAAATCTTAACACATTTTTAACATTTGCCGTTGAAAGCagtatcaaataaaattaaacatgtttaactttttttcctcacaagaaCATAAAACTTATGAACGGGAACGTAAAcaggaatttttaaaatgctaacaCAACTATTTTTTAGTAGTCCTCGGGTAGTTATGACAGAACAGTTTccactttttttgcttgtttctttgaaTGGGGATTTTGGCCCGAAGTTTT is a window from the Jaculus jaculus isolate mJacJac1 chromosome 12, mJacJac1.mat.Y.cur, whole genome shotgun sequence genome containing:
- the LOC101608404 gene encoding arylacetamide deacetylase-like 2; the protein is MGYRTLFFALSFILFAYYIYIPMPEGIDDRWKLAVIDAAIKIASNLAEFTEAMGLMKYEEFLRSIMNLQLTNPISDENLTVIDVDFRDIPVRLYLPKRTSERQRPAVIYFHGGGFVIGSCKMSSYDFLNRWTAMKLDAVVVGVDHRLAPKYPFPIAFEDSISVVKFFLQSTVLAKYKVDPARICVSGDSSGGTLAAAVSLMLQSDPEIKNKLKAQALISPGLQLIDSFMPSHQLYQHGPLLTRAVAAKLISRFVSEGKMLYQAIMKNQHMPEESRPLFKFVNWSTFLPEKYKKNHIYTEPILGKLNVSNPNFMDSRVSPLLATDAQLQKLQLTYLLTCEHDILRDDGLIYVARLRKVGVQVTHDHLENGYHGALSFATAPFNLNLALKIRDKYTSWLKNNL